The Pannonibacter sp. XCT-53 genome includes a region encoding these proteins:
- a CDS encoding threonine/serine dehydratase, with translation MPITAAAIETAYDRITPHIRVTPLLQLRRGDFGLPFAASLKLESLQHSGSFKARGAFNALLSQEVPLVGVTAASGGNHGAAVAYAARALGIPARIFVPEISTPAKIARIRAYGADVSVVGKTYAEARRACEAWRDETGALDIHAYDAEPTIVGQGTLALEWEGQARGLDTLFIAVGGGGLISGIATWFAGKTRIIGVEPVSCPSLSAALSAGGPIDVEVGGVAADSLGARRCGELVYDICRMAVDDVILVEDEEIRDAQRRLWREAQIVAEPGGAAALAALTGGRYTPQRGERVGILVCGGNADLTALVPPRLATLA, from the coding sequence ATGCCGATTACAGCCGCGGCCATCGAAACCGCCTATGACCGCATCACGCCGCACATTCGTGTCACGCCGCTCCTGCAGCTGCGCCGGGGCGACTTCGGTCTGCCGTTCGCCGCATCCCTGAAGCTGGAATCGCTGCAGCACAGCGGCTCGTTCAAGGCCCGCGGAGCCTTCAATGCGCTGCTCAGCCAGGAGGTGCCGCTGGTCGGGGTCACGGCGGCCTCGGGCGGCAACCACGGCGCTGCGGTCGCCTACGCAGCCCGGGCGCTCGGCATTCCCGCCCGCATCTTCGTGCCGGAGATCTCCACGCCGGCGAAGATCGCCCGCATCCGCGCCTACGGGGCGGATGTCTCGGTGGTCGGCAAGACCTACGCCGAGGCGCGCCGCGCCTGCGAGGCCTGGCGGGACGAGACGGGCGCCCTCGACATCCACGCCTATGACGCAGAGCCCACCATCGTCGGCCAGGGCACCCTCGCCCTCGAATGGGAGGGCCAGGCGCGCGGCCTCGACACGCTTTTCATCGCCGTTGGCGGCGGCGGGCTCATTTCCGGCATTGCCACGTGGTTCGCCGGCAAGACGCGGATCATCGGCGTCGAGCCGGTCAGCTGCCCGTCCCTGTCGGCAGCCCTCTCGGCCGGCGGCCCGATCGACGTGGAGGTCGGTGGCGTGGCAGCCGACAGCCTCGGCGCCCGCCGCTGCGGCGAACTGGTCTACGACATCTGCCGCATGGCAGTGGACGACGTGATCCTCGTCGAGGACGAGGAGATCCGTGATGCCCAGCGACGCCTCTGGCGCGAAGCCCAGATCGTGGCCGAGCCGGGCGGTGCCGCAGCCCTCGCCGCTCTCACCGGCGGTCGCTACACGCCGCAGCGGGGCGAAAGGGTCGGCATTCTCGTCTGCGGCGGCAACGCCGACCTGACGGCGCTGGTGCCGCCCCGGCTGGCGACGCTTGCCTGA
- a CDS encoding sulfite exporter TauE/SafE family protein has product MDLLALLLPDQLPVWSSLVLILASFFTSALTAAVGLGGGVALLALMANLMPLAALVPVHGLVQLGSNAGRAIVLVRHIAWDLMAWFATGAVLGALVGGQIAITLPETWLNVGIGLFLLWTVWGRAPRYRRTPKPAIAIAGFVSTVLSMFFGAAGPIGGAVLSGLDMSRQSFVATQAATALTMHVLKILVFGLLGFAFAPWAGLIALMIISGLLGTLAGTRVLGRMPEARFRIAFRWVMTLLAANLLWRPVGELLNL; this is encoded by the coding sequence ATGGACCTGCTTGCCCTTCTTCTGCCGGATCAGCTGCCGGTCTGGTCCTCGCTTGTGCTCATCCTCGCCAGCTTTTTCACCTCGGCCCTGACGGCTGCAGTGGGCCTTGGCGGCGGCGTGGCGCTGCTGGCGTTGATGGCAAACCTCATGCCGCTGGCCGCCCTCGTTCCTGTGCATGGGCTGGTGCAGCTCGGCTCCAATGCCGGCCGCGCCATCGTGCTCGTCCGGCACATCGCCTGGGACCTCATGGCCTGGTTTGCCACCGGCGCTGTTCTGGGCGCCCTGGTCGGCGGGCAGATCGCCATCACCCTGCCGGAAACCTGGCTCAATGTCGGGATCGGGCTGTTCCTGCTCTGGACGGTCTGGGGCCGTGCGCCGCGCTATCGCCGCACGCCGAAACCCGCGATCGCCATCGCCGGGTTCGTCTCGACGGTGCTCAGCATGTTCTTCGGTGCGGCCGGACCGATCGGCGGCGCGGTGCTGTCGGGTCTCGACATGTCCCGCCAGAGCTTCGTTGCCACACAGGCCGCGACCGCGCTGACCATGCATGTGCTGAAGATCCTGGTCTTCGGGCTCCTCGGCTTTGCCTTTGCGCCCTGGGCGGGCCTCATCGCGCTGATGATCATCAGCGGCCTTCTCGGCACACTCGCGGGAACCCGGGTGCTCGGCCGGATGCCGGAGGCACGATTTCGCATTGCATTCCGCTGGGTAATGACCCTTCTTGCCGCAAATCTCCTCTGGCGGCCCGTCGGCGAACTCCTTAATCTGTAA
- a CDS encoding DMT family transporter, translating into MFVYEIAALAAAALWAITGLVATTPSQHLGAIAFNRYRMLMVFAVLAIYVTAVPGWGSIGGDHLLPLILSGFIGIFLGDTALFLALNRLGPRRTAMLFSLNAPISALLGWILLGETLSGQALAGVLIAFAGVILAIGFGKRRSQLHQWEAIKGPLWIGLVLGLAAALSQSVGSLIARPIMEAGVDPVAASALRIGVAAFGLTLIAALPSPLVKAQNPMTPGVALGVAVTGIMGMGIGMTLILFALSGGEVGIISTLSATTPAIQLPLLWARTRECPALGAWIGAALVVIGCALIFGV; encoded by the coding sequence ATGTTCGTCTATGAGATTGCGGCTCTGGCCGCCGCCGCCCTGTGGGCCATCACCGGCCTTGTCGCCACGACCCCGTCCCAGCATCTGGGCGCCATCGCCTTCAACCGCTATCGCATGCTGATGGTCTTTGCGGTGCTGGCGATCTATGTCACCGCCGTGCCTGGCTGGGGGTCGATCGGCGGCGATCATCTCCTGCCGCTGATCCTGTCGGGCTTCATCGGCATCTTTCTCGGCGACACGGCCCTGTTCCTGGCGCTGAACCGGCTCGGCCCGCGCCGCACGGCCATGCTGTTCTCGCTCAATGCGCCCATTTCCGCGCTGCTCGGCTGGATCCTGCTGGGCGAGACCCTGTCCGGCCAGGCGCTGGCCGGGGTCCTGATCGCCTTTGCCGGCGTCATCCTGGCCATCGGCTTCGGCAAGCGCCGGTCGCAGCTGCACCAGTGGGAGGCGATCAAGGGACCGCTCTGGATTGGCCTCGTCCTGGGTCTGGCTGCTGCCCTGTCGCAGTCCGTCGGCTCGCTCATTGCCCGCCCCATCATGGAAGCGGGCGTGGACCCGGTCGCGGCCTCGGCCCTGCGCATCGGCGTGGCAGCCTTCGGCCTGACGCTGATCGCGGCCCTTCCGTCTCCGCTCGTCAAGGCGCAGAACCCGATGACGCCCGGCGTGGCGCTTGGCGTCGCCGTCACCGGCATCATGGGCATGGGCATCGGCATGACGCTCATCCTCTTCGCCCTGTCCGGCGGCGAGGTCGGCATCATTTCCACCCTGTCGGCAACCACACCCGCCATCCAGCTGCCGCTTCTGTGGGCCCGCACCCGGGAATGCCCGGCGCTCGGGGCATGGATCGGCGCGGCCCTGGTGGTCATCGGCTGCGCCCTGATCTTCGGCGTGTGA
- a CDS encoding TenA family protein, which translates to MTSPRTFAGFAAAHPEARFSDWLVAQAGDRWDRACGHPFTVAIGDGSMPEAAYVRYLIEDYTFITDLASVLGYLVAKAPDMAAKRRLAGFLALLTSEENDYFLRSLAALGVPEAAYATAAQGPVTRAFAALLLDSAGKGTYAEGLACLLCAEWVYLTWGEREAAHPRPDAFWLAEWIDLHAGPGFSGFVGWLREEMDRVGPALSEAEQARVSAIFSRMCELEFAFFEAAWTGKPVVPA; encoded by the coding sequence ATGACATCGCCCCGCACCTTTGCCGGCTTTGCAGCCGCTCATCCCGAAGCCCGCTTCTCCGACTGGCTGGTTGCGCAAGCGGGCGACCGATGGGACCGGGCCTGCGGCCATCCTTTCACTGTCGCGATCGGCGACGGCTCGATGCCGGAGGCGGCCTATGTCCGCTACCTCATCGAGGACTACACGTTCATCACCGATCTCGCCTCGGTGCTGGGCTATCTCGTGGCCAAGGCGCCGGACATGGCGGCAAAGCGGCGGCTTGCCGGTTTTCTGGCGCTGCTGACTTCCGAGGAAAATGACTATTTCCTGCGGTCCCTTGCAGCGCTCGGTGTGCCAGAGGCAGCCTATGCCACGGCCGCGCAGGGACCGGTCACCCGCGCCTTCGCCGCGCTTCTCCTCGACAGCGCCGGCAAGGGCACCTATGCCGAGGGCCTTGCCTGCCTGCTCTGCGCCGAATGGGTCTATCTCACCTGGGGCGAGCGCGAGGCGGCCCACCCGCGGCCCGATGCCTTCTGGCTGGCGGAATGGATCGACCTGCATGCCGGACCGGGCTTTTCAGGTTTCGTCGGCTGGCTGCGCGAGGAAATGGACCGGGTTGGTCCGGCCCTGTCCGAAGCTGAACAGGCCCGTGTTTCCGCCATTTTCTCTCGCATGTGCGAACTCGAATTCGCTTTCTTTGAAGCCGCCTGGACTGGTAAGCCTGTGGTTCCCGCCTGA